DNA sequence from the Methylomonas albis genome:
TCATTCCCATTACCACCGGACAATATGTCTCCGAATCCGGAAAGATCCCCGCCGGTAAGAATATCGTTGCCGTCTTCACCATATAATTCGTTACCGTTAGTGTCGCTGTTGGTGCCGGCGTTGCCGCCGATTAGCGTGTCGTTTCCGTTTCCGCCGTAGAGTTTGTCGTAGCCGTCGCCACCGACTAAGGTGTCGTCTCCAGTCCAGCCAAACAAGGTGTCGTCACTGCTCCCACCTGTACTGAGTTGCTCATTGATTTGCGCTGGCGTCACCGTGCCATCGACAAACACAAAGGTTTCGATGTTGAAACTGGCATCCGGATAAAATTGATCTTGGATGTAAAGCGATTCCCCGGTCGAGTTGATGGTGATTCTGAGGTCATAGGTATTGACCTTTTCAAAGCTGACATCGGCTTGGTTCAGGCCGATGAAAATCACTTGATCGGTACCGCCACGTCCGCTCCGACCGTCATCCTCTTGAATCCTGTCTTGGCCCGAACCTATGCCAAATCGATAGGTATCATCGCCCACTCCACCGTACAAGGTGTCGTCGCCAGCGCCGCCGTCTAGGCTGTCATTGCCCCACAGACCGTATAATTGATCATTACCTTGATTACCCGTTAGCGTGTCGTTTCCGGTCCAGCCAAACAAGGTGTCGTCACTGCTGCCACCTGTACTGAGTTGTTCATTGATTTGCGCCGGCGTCACCGTGCCATCGACAAACACAAAGGTTTCGATGTTGAAACTGGCATCCGGATAAAATTGATCTTGGATGTAAAGCGATTCCCCGGTCGAGTTGATGGTGATTCTGAGGTCATAGGTATTGACCTTTTCAAAGCTGACGTCGGCTTGGTTCAGGCCGGTGAAAATCACCTGATCGGTACCGCCACGTCCACTCCGACCGTCATCCTCTTGAATCCTGTCTTGGCCCGAACCGATGCCAAATCGATAGGTATCATCGCCCGCTCCACCGTACAAGGTGTCGTCGCCGATACCTCCGTCTAGGGCGTCGTTTCCAGCCAAACCGTATAATTGATCATTTCCTTGATTACCCGTTAGCGTGTCGTTTCCGGTCCAGCCAAACAAGGTGTCATCACTGCTCCCACCTGTACTGAGTTGCTCATTGATTTGCGCCGGCGTCACCGTGCCATCAGCAAACACTAGGGTTTCGATGTTATAGCTGGTGTCCGGGTAAAACTGATCCTTGATGTACAGCGATTCCCCGGTCGAGTTGATGGTGATTCTAAGGTCATAGGTATTGACCTTTTCAAAGCTGACGTCGGCTTGGTTCAGGCCGGTGAAAATCACCTGATCGGTACCGCCACGTCCACTCCGACCGTCATCCTCTTGAATCCTGTCTTGGCCCGAACCGATGCCAAATCGATAGGTATCATCGCCCGCTCCACCGTACAAGGTGTCGTCGCCGATACCTCCGTCTAGGGCGTCGTTTCCAGCCAAACCGTATAATTGATCATTTCCTTGATTACCCGTTAGCGTGTCGTTTCCGGTCCAGCCAAACAAGGTGTCGTCACTGCTCCCACCTGTACTGAGTTGCTCATTGATTTGCGCCGGCGTCACCGTGCCATCAGCAAACAGTAGGGTTTCGATGTTATAGCTGGTGTCCGGGTAAAACTGATCCTTGATGTAAAGCGATTCCCCGGTCGAGTTGATGGTGATTCTAAGGTCATAGGTATTGACCTTTTCAAAGCTGACGTCGGCTTGGTTCAGGCCGGTGAAAATCACCTGATCGGTACCGCCACGCCCGCTCCGACCGTCATCCTCTTGAATCCTGTCTTGGCCCGAACCTATGCCAAACCGATAGGTATCATCGCCCGCTCCACCGTACAAGGTGTCGTCGCCCGCGCCGCCGTCTAGGCTGTCGTTTCCGGCTAATCCGTACAGGGTGTCGTTACCATCGTTGCCGGTGAGGGTATCAGCACCAATGGTACCAGTAAGAACAAGCCTATTGCCAAAAGTTGCTAGGGCATTAACTTGGTCCCTGTTCAGATCGCCATCAGCAAAGCTGAACGTCTCTATCGCATAGCCGGTATCGCCGCTGAATTCGTTGCTGACATAAAGCACTTCTCCTGTGGCTTTGATCGTCAGTTTTAAGTCTGCCGTACCGATCTTCTCAAACTTGACGTCGGCTTGGCTTAAACCGCTAAAAAGTACTTTGTCATTACCACCCTGCCCACTATCATCGTGTTCGTTGATGGTATCCCGCCCCGAACCCACCCCAAAAACGTAGGTATCGTTGCCAGAACCTCCATGCAATTGGTCGTTGCCCGCACCACCATCCAACGTATCATCACCCCACAGACCATTCAGGGTATCGTTTCCTCCATTGCCACTTAAGGTCTCATTACCGACGTAGCCGTAAAGCACATCGGCGCCTGCAGTACCAACCAGGAATTTAGCATTGACCTGCTCCAGCGTCAGATTGCCATCCGTGAAACTGAACGTCTCTATCGCATAGCCGGTATCGCCGCTGAATTCGTTGCTGACATAAAGCACTTCTCCTGTGGCTTTGATCGTCAGTTTTAAGTCTGCCGTACCGATCTTCTCAAACTTGACGTCGGCTTGGCTTAAACCGCTAAAAAGTACTTTGTCATTACCACCCTGCCCACTATCATCGTGTTCGTTGATGGTATCCCGCCCCGAACCCACCCCAAAAACGTAGGTATCGTTGCCAGAACCTCCATGCAATTGGTCGTTGCCCGCACCACCATCCAACGTATCATCACCCCACAGACCATTCAGGGTATCGTTTCCTCCATTGCCACTTAAGGTCTCATTACCGACGTAGCCGTAAAGCACATCGGCGCCTGCAGTACCAACCAGGAATTTAGCATTGACCTGCTCCAGCGTCAGATTGCCATCCGTGAAACTGAACGTCTCTATCGCATAGCCGGTATCGCCGCTGAATTCGTTGCTGACATAAAGCACTTCTCCTGTGGCTTTGATCGTCAGTTTTAAGTCTGCCGTACCGATCTTCTCAAACTTGACGTCGGCTTGGCTTAAACCGCTAAAAAGTACTTTGTCATTACCACCCTGCCCACTATCATCGTGTTCGTTGATGGTATCCCGCCCCGAACCCACCCCAAAAACGTAGGTATCGTTGCCAGAACCTCCATGCAATTGGTCGTTGCCCGCACCACCATCCAACGTATCATCACCCCACAGACCATTCAGGGTATCGTTTCCTCCATTGCCACTTAAGGTCTCATTACCGACGTAGCCGTAAAGCACATCGGCGCCTGCAGTACCAACCAGGAATTTAGCATTGACCTGCTCCAGCGTCAGATTGCCATCCGTGAAACTGAACGTCTCTATCGCATAGCCGGTATCGCCGCTGAATTCGTTGCTGACATAAAGCACTTCTCCTGTGGCTTTGATCGTCAGTTTTAAGTCTGCCGTACCGATCTTCTCAAACTTGACGTCGGCTTGGCTTAAACCGCTAAAAAGTACTTTGTCATTACCACCCTGCCCACTATCATCGTGTTCGTTGATGGTATCCCGCCCCGAACCCACCCCAAAAACGTAGGTATCGTTGCCAGAACCTCCATGCAATTGGTCGTTGCCCGCACCACCATCCAACGTATCATCACCCCATTGTCCATTTAAATTGTCATTGCCTTGTTCACCAAAAAGAGAATCTTTCCCGTCACCGCCAGCCAGATAATCGTTAAAATTACTACCGATCAACGTGTTATCGCCAGCATTGCCGACAAAATTCCCCAAAGTAGCCACGTAATTAAATTGTGCTGAAGGATCCAGAAGGCTCCTACTCTCAATATCGCCCGTTTTTTGTTCTAAGGTCCAATCACCACCAAGCAAATTATTACCTGTTAGATTCTCCGAAGCAGCAATATCGGCACCAGTTAGTTGTGCCAGAGAATTGATAAATGTTAGCCCGACGTCACCTTGGGCGACATTACAACCATAAAGTAATATGTCACCATTTGATGCAAGACTCTTACCTATCTGTTGTAGTTTTTGCTGATAGTCATCAATCGTTTGGCTATTTAAGACCGATGCGCCTAAATACAGAAATCCTATTGCACCATGACTGATAATCTGAATAGAGTCCAGGTTTTCGCGACCTTGCAAAATATCGGCTATCTGCCAAACACCATCCAGTGAGCTATCCAGTAAATAGTATTCTGTTCCCATGGGCAGCGCACTAATTAGCAACTCATAATTGGAAACATTTTTATCGATGAATACTAGGCTGGTCATGATCGATCCTTATCAAATATGTGATTAGCAATAAAACTTAATTTTTTGTTGAACTAATATTCTTTCTACAAATTATGTTTCTTCACATCCTCTTGATGCTTGAAAACACAAATTGATTTAGTTAATGCGGTGTTGCTAATATTGGAAACCCAAATTTCAATATCATGTGCAAAATCGGTATTCAGTAAGCCCTTGTATTTCCCTAATATTCCCTGACAAGACGATATCCTGCGTTAGATTCTTTATCAGCCGAAGGGAAGGAAATTATCGACATATCTAATTACTAAAAAGTTGGCAACTAATTATGTTAACGTGATGGTCATCATAGATTATTGCCGATTTACCTAATTTGCCGTAAGAGCAAGCTATCCTGGAGAATCGGGTTATTTATCCTGCATAATTGGGACAAATATCCCAGCTACAGCTTTGATTAAATTCCCTACAAAATCCCAATTCAGGCGCTTTTAAACATAAATCAATCTGGCCTTCTACTTTCAATTTTTCATACACTGCGGTCAGTTTGTTGCGGACGGTCTTTTCGCTGATATTTAGGCGGGTGCTGATTTTTTTGGCCGACAAGCCTTTGGCCACTAGACAGGCAATGCCATATTCACGCTTACTGAGTAACGCCGCCAAGGGCGGACAGGCGCTTTGCATGGCAGCTAAGCGATTAGACTCGGCGAGCAAGACCGCATGCGATAGTTGCCGGTCAAACCAGGGTTCGCCGTTGGCGACACTGCTTATGGCTTTTAACAGCAACTCGCCGCTTTGATGCTTACCAAAAATGCCCGCCGCGCCGTGATGCAATGCTTCCACTAATAAGGCTTGCTCCTGATTGGATGCCAATGCCAGGACGCGGCAGTTGGGCAACAATTTGCGTAGTTGCGGGATTTGCCGGAACGCCAGCCCGCTTTCTGCCAGCAAATCGAATAACACAATATCCGGGGCCAACTCGGCGAAATGTTCCAACAAAGGCTCAAAGCGCTCGAACTCTGCCACTAACAGCAATTCGGGTCGGCTAGCCAGAAACGTGTGCAGACCAAGTCTGAACAATTCCTGGCTTTCCAGAATGATGATCCGGGTTTGGTATTGAATATTGTGTTCCATCACTGCTTATAAAGTGGGCTACCTATTTGCCTGTTCGAATGTGGTTTGGCATCCGCCCCAAAATTGCGGCTTGGCGTTGCCATTTTTGTTTATAGCCTTTAGGGCCAATCAACTCGCTTCGTGGATACTGTCAACGGCTACCCATATCCGCCGCGCTGCTCAACCAGCCGTTGACTTCTTGTAAATTTTCCTCGTTAACCGTGCCGATTGCTTTTAAGAAACGCACCCGGTTGATGATGTATTCATACTTAGCTTTGGCCAGCTCGCGCTTGGCTTTGTATTCGACCTGCTGGGCACGCAACACATCGGCGATGGTTTGTACGCCGTATTTCAAACCGCTTTGCATGGCCTCCCGGGATTTAGTGGCGGACGTCAGGGCTTTTTCCGAGGCACTGATGCGGCGGGCATTGGCGTTGGACGCAGAGAAGGCGTCGCTGGTCTCCTT
Encoded proteins:
- a CDS encoding response regulator transcription factor; this encodes MEHNIQYQTRIIILESQELFRLGLHTFLASRPELLLVAEFERFEPLLEHFAELAPDIVLFDLLAESGLAFRQIPQLRKLLPNCRVLALASNQEQALLVEALHHGAAGIFGKHQSGELLLKAISSVANGEPWFDRQLSHAVLLAESNRLAAMQSACPPLAALLSKREYGIACLVAKGLSAKKISTRLNISEKTVRNKLTAVYEKLKVEGQIDLCLKAPELGFCREFNQSCSWDICPNYAG